The following coding sequences are from one Candidatus Neomarinimicrobiota bacterium window:
- a CDS encoding flotillin-like FloA family protein → METLPLIFILTGIIAFLVLFTYFIPIGLWISAAAAQVYVGLLTLVGMRLRRIPPPL, encoded by the coding sequence GTGGAAACATTACCATTAATCTTTATCCTGACAGGCATAATCGCCTTTCTGGTGCTCTTCACCTATTTTATCCCCATCGGTTTGTGGATCAGCGCTGCTGCTGCCCAAGTTTATGTTGGTTTGTTGACCCTGGTTGGTATGCGACTGAGAAGGATCCCACCACCCCTGA